A genome region from Streptomyces sp. SAI-135 includes the following:
- a CDS encoding XRE family transcriptional regulator — protein sequence MGEDLVASLEDSTRRLAGLSTEQRQHTPALLEAHLAAVTGLLATGRFAPALGLRLHTLAASLAQTVAWHAFDVRRHSHASRSWIAGLRHAHAAGDRDLGAGLLGDLAYQAAWRRDHTAAAGILHSALARAQSPAARCLIHLRLARALAARGDRSDRGAVLRSLAAAEHHLSDAGVDRPAWCAWVSEADLAVDSGQALLDLGDTRRAHQLISEGERLLPPARDKTKGVFLAYRAASYLDLKEPEPAAAAAAQSLLLARRIGAPRCARLVDDLLPRFKPYARADGVPELLHLAAA from the coding sequence GTGGGTGAAGACCTCGTCGCCTCCTTGGAGGACTCCACCCGGCGCCTGGCGGGCCTGTCTACCGAGCAGCGCCAGCACACCCCCGCGCTCCTGGAGGCGCACCTGGCCGCGGTGACCGGGCTCCTCGCGACCGGCCGCTTTGCACCGGCCCTCGGGCTGCGCCTGCACACCCTGGCGGCTTCCCTCGCCCAGACCGTCGCCTGGCACGCCTTCGATGTGCGCCGCCACAGTCACGCGAGCCGGAGCTGGATTGCGGGTCTGCGCCATGCGCACGCGGCCGGGGACCGCGATTTGGGTGCTGGGCTGTTGGGTGACCTCGCCTATCAGGCTGCTTGGCGCCGTGATCACACCGCGGCGGCCGGCATCCTCCACTCCGCCCTGGCCCGCGCGCAGAGTCCTGCCGCCCGTTGCCTCATCCACTTGCGTCTGGCCCGCGCGCTCGCCGCGCGCGGGGACCGTAGTGACCGCGGTGCCGTGCTGCGATCCCTCGCGGCGGCCGAGCACCACCTCTCGGATGCCGGCGTCGACCGGCCGGCCTGGTGCGCGTGGGTGTCCGAGGCCGACCTCGCCGTCGACTCCGGACAGGCCCTCCTGGACCTGGGGGACACCCGCCGCGCCCACCAGTTGATCAGCGAGGGTGAACGTCTGCTGCCGCCCGCCCGCGACAAGACGAAGGGTGTTTTCCTCGCCTACCGCGCCGCGAGCTACCTCGATCTGAAAGAGCCCGAGCCCGCCGCGGCCGCCGCGGCCCAGTCCCTGCTCCTGGCCCGCCGTATCGGAGCACCGCGCTGCGCCCGCCTCGTCGACGACCTGCTCCCCCGCTTCAAGCCCTACGCCCGCGCGGACGGCGTACCGGAGCTCCTCCACCTCGCCGCCGCCTAG
- a CDS encoding ATP-binding protein encodes MTTWQGWHRFATTDPPAPPPPGGPPRPRAERLAYHSSFVTIRTPAISDLAAQTRTLMVLGRHQEATARPSLIVTGPAAAGKTTALLSVGRTCHLAHTRKNPPPPGRSRPPVPVAYVLVPPGATAKTLITEFARYLAIPTTARMTQNQITDAVCHTYTAAGVQLVLIDEIHRLNPRTTNGAQAADLLKDLTEKLPATFIYAGINVTDTPLFSGVRGAQLAGRACLIPCGPLPARHGTREPFRDVITDIENHLDLQQHKPGTLPRLAPYLHHRTAGRIGSLTRLIRQAAITAITDRTERITKTALDAIRLDHLAETHHHPRPNP; translated from the coding sequence CTGACCACCTGGCAGGGCTGGCACCGCTTCGCGACCACCGACCCGCCCGCCCCGCCCCCACCGGGCGGACCACCGCGCCCCCGTGCAGAACGCCTGGCCTACCACTCCAGCTTCGTGACTATCCGCACCCCCGCCATCAGCGACCTGGCCGCACAGACCCGCACCCTGATGGTCCTGGGCCGCCACCAGGAGGCCACCGCACGTCCCTCACTGATCGTCACCGGGCCCGCCGCCGCCGGGAAAACGACCGCTCTGCTGTCCGTGGGCCGCACCTGCCACCTCGCCCACACCCGCAAAAACCCTCCCCCGCCCGGACGAAGCCGCCCCCCAGTCCCGGTCGCCTACGTCCTGGTCCCGCCCGGCGCCACCGCGAAAACCCTCATCACCGAGTTCGCCCGCTACCTCGCCATCCCCACGACCGCCCGCATGACCCAAAACCAGATCACCGACGCCGTCTGCCACACCTACACCGCTGCGGGTGTCCAACTCGTTCTCATCGACGAAATCCACCGCCTCAACCCCCGCACCACCAACGGCGCCCAGGCAGCCGACCTCCTCAAAGACCTCACCGAAAAACTGCCCGCCACCTTCATCTACGCCGGCATCAACGTCACCGACACCCCCCTGTTCTCCGGCGTCCGCGGCGCCCAGCTCGCCGGCCGCGCCTGCCTCATCCCCTGCGGCCCCCTGCCCGCCCGCCACGGCACCCGCGAACCCTTCCGCGACGTCATCACCGACATCGAAAACCACCTCGACCTGCAGCAGCACAAACCCGGCACCCTGCCCCGCCTCGCCCCCTACCTCCACCACCGCACCGCCGGCCGCATCGGATCCCTCACCCGCCTCATCCGCCAAGCAGCCATCACCGCCATCACCGACCGCACCGAACGCATCACCAAAACCGCCCTCGACGCCATCCGCCTCGACCACCTCGCCGAAACCCACCACCACCCCCGCCCCAACCCCTAA
- a CDS encoding Mu transposase C-terminal domain-containing protein, translating to MPAPGELPAGRVRQVPASCEGRAFTPATALRPGEQVQIDTTRLDVFALFDDGIPRRPALTIAVDVATRAILAAVLCPSATKAVDAALLLAEMAVPHPARPTWPNIWRMDHQQGALPHQELAALDERLEQAAARPVVLPEMIVIDRDHVFVSAAFTAACEHLGISVQPAPPRAPTAKGIVERAFDTINALFGQHLPGYTGSDTTQRGPDAEHEACYSVPQLQDLLDEWLVHYHHRPHGSLRHPLMPKKALSPNQMWAALLAVTGYVRVPLTRNDYLELLPVHWRSITPAGIRIQHRTYDADLLAPWRGQRSPHPARGGKWEIRYNPHDVRQVWVRLPNGKLTEVPWIHRDHIHEPFTGDVWRHIRTTTHHHYDRGSEQEEAALADAVDQLMRRIHTGHATRTEQAVMARTTPLPLPRHPEHHNHSHSHGTSDSAETGAGTGARAGAGAGAGAGAGAGAGAGDLAPWEEDDSLDDLDHDDLDHFDEADEDDDLDQDDQDDQDDQDDQDDEADEDDLLDQDDEDGLLEDLDEDHGDELDEDHGLDGVHDRPGSTTPPERPAPTTGFGLYNAHEEADTW from the coding sequence TTGCCCGCCCCCGGTGAACTGCCGGCGGGGCGGGTGCGGCAGGTGCCGGCCAGTTGCGAGGGGCGGGCTTTCACTCCGGCCACGGCTTTGCGGCCGGGCGAGCAGGTCCAGATCGACACCACCCGCCTGGACGTCTTCGCTCTCTTCGACGACGGCATCCCCAGACGTCCCGCTCTGACGATCGCCGTCGATGTCGCCACCCGCGCCATCCTGGCCGCCGTGCTGTGTCCGAGCGCGACCAAGGCCGTGGACGCGGCACTGCTGCTGGCGGAGATGGCCGTCCCGCACCCCGCCCGCCCCACCTGGCCAAACATCTGGCGCATGGACCACCAGCAGGGGGCCCTGCCCCACCAGGAGCTGGCCGCACTCGATGAACGTCTTGAGCAGGCGGCGGCCCGGCCGGTCGTCCTGCCGGAGATGATCGTCATCGACCGTGACCACGTCTTCGTCTCCGCCGCGTTCACCGCCGCCTGCGAACACCTCGGCATCAGCGTCCAGCCCGCCCCGCCCCGCGCGCCCACCGCCAAAGGCATCGTCGAACGCGCTTTTGACACCATCAACGCCCTGTTCGGCCAGCACCTGCCCGGCTACACCGGATCCGACACCACCCAACGTGGCCCCGACGCCGAACACGAAGCCTGCTACAGCGTCCCCCAACTGCAAGACCTCCTCGACGAGTGGCTGGTGCACTACCACCACCGGCCCCACGGAAGCCTGCGCCACCCGCTCATGCCCAAGAAGGCGTTGAGCCCGAACCAGATGTGGGCCGCGCTGCTCGCGGTCACCGGCTACGTCCGCGTCCCCCTCACCCGCAACGACTACCTCGAGCTGCTGCCGGTGCACTGGCGGTCCATCACCCCTGCCGGAATCCGCATCCAGCACCGCACCTACGACGCCGACCTCCTGGCCCCCTGGCGCGGCCAGCGCTCCCCCCACCCAGCCCGCGGCGGGAAGTGGGAGATCCGCTACAACCCCCACGACGTGCGCCAGGTCTGGGTACGGCTGCCCAACGGGAAGCTCACCGAAGTTCCGTGGATCCACCGCGACCACATCCACGAACCGTTCACGGGCGACGTCTGGCGGCACATCCGCACCACCACCCACCACCACTACGACAGGGGCAGCGAGCAGGAGGAAGCCGCCCTTGCTGACGCCGTCGACCAGCTCATGCGCCGCATCCACACCGGCCACGCCACCAGAACCGAACAAGCCGTGATGGCCCGCACCACCCCGCTCCCCCTGCCCCGCCACCCCGAACACCACAACCACAGCCACAGCCACGGCACCAGCGACAGTGCCGAGACCGGGGCCGGCACCGGGGCCCGGGCCGGGGCCGGGGCCGGGGCCGGGGCCGGGGCCGGGGCCGGGGCCGGGGCCGGGGATCTCGCACCGTGGGAAGAGGACGACAGCCTCGACGACCTCGACCACGACGACCTCGACCACTTCGACGAAGCCGACGAGGACGACGACCTCGACCAGGACGACCAGGACGACCAGGACGACCAGGACGACCAGGACGACGAAGCCGACGAGGACGACCTCCTCGACCAGGACGACGAGGACGGCCTCCTCGAGGACCTCGACGAGGACCACGGCGATGAGCTCGACGAGGACCACGGCCTCGACGGCGTCCATGACCGGCCCGGCAGTACGACCCCGCCCGAACGGCCCGCCCCGACCACCGGGTTCGGGCTTTACAACGCGCACGAGGAAGCCGACACCTGGTGA